In Bacteroidota bacterium, the sequence CTCGTCCACCGTCGAGTTGGTCCCCGTCAGCTGGACGCCGACGAGGATGAAGAACACCCCGGTGCCGATGAGGGTGGCGTTTAGATGGTCGTAGATAAACTGCATGAGGGCGTTTCAAAGGGGGGGCAGCCAGCCGGGCTAGCTGCCGTAGGTCATCACCTGGCTCATCGTCACCGTCCGGTCGTAGCGCTGGAGAATCGGGTTGGTGACGTAGACGGTGACAAGCTTGGCGAAGGTGGGGGTGCCGGAGACCGTCTCGCCGTCTTCCTCGCTGACGTACTGCACGGTCACGTCGACTTCGAACTCGTAGCTCTCGTAGCCTGAGGTGAACGTGTAGGTCTGGATCTCGTGGAAGTCGTCGATATCGTCGGCGTCCTCGTAGCGCTTGCCCGTCGAGAAGGGCACGGCGGTGAGCTCGTCGCGGGAGTAGCTGCCTCCTCCCTTGGTCGCCTCGTCGAAGGCGGTCGTGGAGATGTAGTCGAGCACGTCGAGAGCGACGCTGCCGGCATAAGTCTCGGTCTCTTCGGCCACCATGTCCATCTTCGAGCGGACGGCACCCTGCTGCACATTCATGGCGAGCACTGAGGCTGCCATGAGGGCGATGATGGCTCCGATAGTTTGGGACATGGGTCGTACTCGAAGGAGATGCTCTGGCGTGTGATCCCACTTCGGTACCAATGCCATTCCTGGCATCTCATTTTGTGTATCACCCTAACAAAGCCTCTCACTGGGTGGACCTTTGGGGAGCCTAAACCGAAAAAGCCCTTCTGCGCCTCATAGACGGATGCGCCCTGCGCAGCACTTACGCGCACATACACGTTTCATCTTTTCGTTTCCAGTCGCCCCGCTCTCTTTCCCTCACTCCCTTGGCTGTTTTAGCCTGTCTTCCCCCCAAGCATGCCGCGCCGCGCATGCCCGCTGTGCCGCTTCCCACCCCGGTGATTTATGTGCACGGCTGGCTGGGCACTCATGCTGACTGGGCGCCGGTGCAGACACTCCTGCCGGGCTGGACCGTGGACCTGCCGGGGCACGGCGCTTCGCTCAGCCTCCCCAGCGGCACCTACTCGCTCTCGGGCACTGCCGATGCCCTCGTGGATGCGCTCGACGCTGCGGCGCTCGAGCGTCCGGTGCTAGTCGGCTACTCGATGGGCGGGCGCGTGGCGATGACGGCGGCGCTGCGCCACCCGGGCCGCTTCCGAGCTCTTGTGGTAGAATCGGCGTCGCCGGGCCTATCCAGCGACGCTGAGCGCGCAGCGAGGCACGCCCTCGACGACGCACGCGCCGCCCACGTCGAGCGCGACTTTGCGGGATTCCTTGCGTCGTGGTACCAACTTCCCCTTTTTGCCTCGTTGGCCCTGGAGCCTGGCCGCGTGGAGGCGACGATTGCGGAGCGCCTTCGCGGTGACCCTGGCGAACTGGCACGCGCGCTCCGAGGACTCAGCGTCGCCCACCAACCGTCCTACTGGGACCGGCTCGGTGCCCTCCCGCCCACGCTCGCGCTCGCGGGCGCGCGCGACGAGAAGTACGTGCACATCGTCCAATTGATGGCGCGCGCCTCGACCGTCACAGCGCGCATCGTGTCTGCTGCGGGCCACAACGTCCACCGCGAGCGCCCGGCGGCCTTCGTAGACGCGGTTGTTGCCTGGTTCGAGACGCTGTGATGTGGCGTGATCGCCCGCAGTGATGTGGCGTGATCGCCCGCAGCACCCCACCCGTTGGCGAGCGCCTACCAGTGCAGGTGGCGCTTGACCGGCGTGACGGGGAACGACAGCTCGACGTGGCGCCCTGCCGGGCCTGACTGGCTCAAGTCGGCGCCCTGGTCGGCAATGACGAGCGTGACCATCTTTGCCGTCGTCGGGCCGATCACACCGGGCCGCTCAAAGTCCAGCGGGTCCGCGTAGCGCACGGACACGTGGACGGCAAACGGATAGAGGCCGGTGCCGAGCGGCAGGTTGGCGTCGATCACGGTGCCATCGAGGTCGTCCACGTCGTCGTAGTCGTCAAGCGTGGCCTCGGCGGCGTCGGGGCCGAAAGCGGCCAAGGGCGTCAGCCCGTCAGCCGTCGCCCGCATCGGATGCTCGTCCACGTCCGCCTCGTCGAAGGCGAGCGCTTTCACCCGGTTGCTCCAGACGATCGCCAGGTCCAGCGCGGCGGCCTCCACCTCCGCTTCGATGGCGTGGCGTTCGGTGTCCGCCGTCTGGCGGTGCATGGTGAGCCCGAGCAAGGAAAACGAGAAGACCGCGACGAGCGCGTAGAAGGTCTGCGCCATGAGAGGAGAGCGAGGTCGGGTGAGAGAACACCGGCTTCGCGGGCAAACGCCGGGCGCGCCTTTGCTCCAGCGCGTTGCCACCTGCGTTTGACATGCCTCCGTGTCGGGTCGCGTGACTGAAGCTGCCACGCTGCGGCCAGCCGGAAAAACCTACCCGGCCAGATATCGCCTTGCCCCAGCCCACGAGCGCGGCGGCGATACAGCAGCGATGCGGCCGCCGCGTTCGCTATGATCATCGACTGGGCGATTTCGGCAAGGCCTCGTTGCCAGGAACGGAACACCGGCCCTGCCCCTCCTCGTTCTGGACGCTCCTTTTCCCTTCGTTCCCGGCTTCTCCCCGCGTATTCCATGGCTTCCCCCAACGGCACCTCCAAGCGCCACCACTTCACCCATCGGCCGACCGTCGAAGGCCCCTTCTCCTGGCACGCCCTCGACGGCTTCGAGGACATCGTCTACGAGAAAGGCACGCCGGACTCGAACACGGCTGGGATCGCCCGCATCACGATCAACCGCCCGGAGGTGCGCAACGCCTTCCGCCCGACGACCGTCACCGAGATGATCCACGCCATCGACGACGCGCGCGACGACCCGTCCGTCGGCGTGGTGGTGCTCACGGGCGCAGGCGACAAGGCCTTCTGCTCCGGCGGCGACCAGCGCATCCGCGGCGACCACGGCTACAGGGAGATGCAGGGCGGCTCGGAGACGGGCATGCAGCGCCTCAACGTGCTTGATTTCCAGACGCGCATCCGCACCATCCCGAAGCCCGTCATCGCGGCGGTCAACGGCTGGGCCGTCGGCGGCGGGCACGTGCTCCACGTCGTGTGCGACCTCACCATCGCCAGTGACAACGCGCGCTTCATGCAGACCGGCCCGAAGGTGGGCTCGTTCGACGCGGGCTACGGCACGACGCACCTCGCGCGCATTGTCGGGCAGAAGAAGGCCCGCGAGATCTGGTTCCTGTGCCGCGACTATTCCGCGCAGGAGGCGCTCGACATGGGCCTCGTCAACACCGTCGTCCCGCTCGCCGAGTTGGAGCGCGAGTATGTCCAGTGGAGCCGTGAGATCCTCCAGAACTCGAACATCGCCATCCGCATGCTCAAGGCGGCCGCCAACGCCGACGAGGACGGCGGCGCGGGCCTCCAGCAGCTCGCCGGTCACGCGACGATGCTGTTCTACATGACCGAGGAGGGCCAGGAGGGCAAGAACGCCTACAACGAGCGCCGCAAGCCCGACTTCGACGCCGACGGATACCGGCCGTAGGTCGGCAGCGGCACCGTCTGCGGTCCGCGGGGGCACGTTGGATGTAACCCCCGCGGCCGTTTTCAGTATCGAAGCCCACCGCAACACGGCCTCACCGCGGCACCGCCGCACTCGTCATGAGCATCCCGTTCACGCTCCCCAACGTCTACGACGGCCTCGCTGAGGGCCACGGCCTCATGCGCGTGGAGCGCGGCGCCGCGGGCGATGTGCTGGTGATGGAGGTGCAGCTTGCGTGGCTCGGCCTCGTGAAGCAGGCTCCGAGGGTGGTGGCCGTCCCGCTGCGCGACCTCACCGAGGTGCGCTTCAAGCGCGGCGCGTTCAAGGACACGCTCTTCCTCCGCCCCGCCCACCTCGACCTGCTGGCAGAGCTGCCCGGCAAGCACAAGGAGCGCGTGAAGCTGAAGATCAAGAAGCAGTACCGCGAGGACGTCTACGACCTGCTCGACGAGTTGGAGGAATGGCGTCCCGTCACAGGCATGGACGCATCGTAGCGGGTAGGAACTGCATGGATAGGATGGCGCGGTGTGCCGTATCGTGCCGCTGTCCGCCGTGTGTGTTCCACCCCGACCCTACGCCCCGCTCATGCCACCTACTCGCCTGGTTCTCCCGCTTCTCGCTCTTGGCCTCTTCGTCGCGTGGGCGACACTCCCCGACCTCCCAGCAGACCCGGCCACCTCGGTGGCAGTCCCGGAAGCCGACCTGCGGCCGCTGACGGAACGCGCCGAGAAAGAAGCGCCTGGCCCCGACCAACGGCCGGCGACGTGGCTCGCCGAGCAGCGGCTCTTCCCCCACTTCGAGCACGACGCCGAGGCGTTCCGTGCCGCGCACGCGCAAGCCCTTCAGATGCGCGAGACCGCACGCCGAGGGGACACGTTTGGGACCTGGCAGCAGGCTGGGCCGACCAACATCGGTGGGCGCATCACCAGCATCGCCTTTGCGCCGAGCGCGCCGGACGTGGTCTACGCGGGCGCGGCGACCGGCGGCGCGTTCAAGTCGCTCGACGCCGGGCGGACGTGGGCGCCCATCTTCGACGACCAGGCCGTGCTGCCTGTCGGCGCAGTGGCGGTCGACCCGGCTAACCCGGACCGCGCATTCGTGGGCACGGGCGAATCGAACGGCGGGTCGTACAACCTCTCGGGCGGCGGCGTCTTCCGCACCGAGGACGGCGGGGCGACGTGGACACCGCTCGGGCTGGAGGAGACGATTACGATCGGCCGCATCCGCATCGATCCCCGCGACCCGGACCGCGTCTTTCTCACCGGCACGGGCGCCTACTTCGGGACGTCGCCCGCGCGCGGCGTCTACCGCTCCACCGACGGCGGCGACTCCTGGAACCAGGTGCTCTTCGTCTCGGACCGCACGGCGGCCATCGACCTCGTGATGCACCCGACCTCGCCCGACACGCTCTACGCGACGATGTGGGAGCGCGAGCGCACGCCGACGACGGCCTTCCTCTCCGGCACGACCAGCGGCGTCTACCGCTCCGCCGACGGCGGCGACACGTGGACGCTCCTCGGGGCGACGGACGGCCTGCCTGGCCCGGCGGACGACATCGGGCGAATCGGCCTCGCGACCTGCGACGGCGACCCCGACCGGATGTACGCGCTCTACAACGACGGCCGCGTCCTGACCGACCTCTACCGCTCCGAGGACGGCGGCGTCTCGTGGGCGCGGGACCCCCGTTCGGGCGCGCTGCCTGGCTTCAGCGGCGGCTTCTCCTGGTACTTCGGCAACGTCCGCTGCGACCCCCTCGACGCGGAGCGCGTCTTCGTCCTCGACGTGCCGCTCGTCGTGTGGGAAGGCAACGGCTGGTTCGACCAGTACGGCTACGAGGTGCTCCACGTTGACCACCACGCGCTCGCCTTCAAGCCCGACGACCCGACCTACGTGCTCTCCGGCAACGACGGCGGCTTCGACATCAGCACCGACCGCGGCCTCTCGTGGGAGGCCGTCAACGGCCTCGCCATCACGCAGTTCTACGAGATCGGCCTCGACCCGAGCAACCCGGAGCGGCTCTACGGCGGCACGCAGGACAACGGCACCGTGCGCACCCGCACAGGCGCGCTCGACGACTTCGACACGATCTACGGCGGCGACGGCTTCTACGTGATCGTCGACCCGACCGACCCTGACGTGATCTACGCCGAGTCGCAGTTTGGCAACCTCGGCAAGTCGACCGACGGCGGCTTCAGCTTCGACTTCGCCCTCAACGGCATCGACGGAGGCGAGCCCACGAACTGGTCGACGCCGGTGGTGATGGACCCGAGCGACTCGCAGACGCTCTACTACGGCACGAACCGCGTCTATCGGACGACCAACGGCGCAGGCTTCTGGACCCCCATCTCGCCCGACCTGACGACGAGCGCCGCGGGGCGCCTGAGCGTAGTCACGGCCATCTCGGTGTCGCCGCTCGACCCCGACGTGCTGTGGGTAGGCACGGGCGACGGCCAGGTATGGACGACCTCGGACGGCGGTGCGACGTGGGAGGACCGGACGGGGCCGCTGCCCTTCCGCTACGTCACACGCGTGGTCGCGCACCCGACCGATGTGACCTCGGCCTACGTGACGCAGTCGGGCCTGCGCTGGCGCGATCCTGCCCCCCGTGTCTTCCGCACGACGGACAGCGGCACGACGTGGACCGCGATCAGCGACGGTCTGCCCGATGCGCCCGTAAATGCCATCGCCATCGACCCGCTCGCGCCGGACACGGTGTTCGTCGGGACCGATGTCGGGCCGTTTGTGAGCCCCGATGCGGGCGCGTCGTGGGAGGCGCTCGGCACCGGCATCCCCGCCGTCGCCGTGTTCGACCTGAAGATCCACCCGACGGCGCGCTACCTCGCAGCCGGGACGCACGCCCGCTCGCTGTGGACGCTCCAACTGCCCGCCAACCCTGTCGCGAACGAGCCGACTGCTGAGACCGCAGGCGTTGCCCTCGCCACGCCGTGGCCGAACCCGGTTGCGACCTCCACGACGGTCCAGTACGTGCTCGGCAGCCCGGTACAGGTCCGGGTGGAGGTGTTCGATGTGGCCGGGCGCCGCGTCGCTACCCTCGCCGAGGGAATGCAGGCGAGCGGCACCCACACGCTGTCGTGGTCGCCCGACGCTGGGCTCGCGAACGGGACCTATGTCGTGCGACTGACCGCAGGCGCGCAGACGCTCACGACGAGGCTCACGCTGGCGCGATGATCGACGCGCGGGCGGCCATCTGGGAGCGGTAGCTTGGCGGTCGCATCAGCCCCGCTCCCGCATGCCCGACTCAGTCACTGCCGCCGGTTCCTCGCCTCCCCGACTCTCGCCGATGCGCCTCTGGACGCTCGCGGCGCGGCCGAAGACGCTGTGGGCGGCCGTCGCGCCGGTCGTGCTCGGCGGGGCGCTGGCCTGGGAGGCCGACCTCTTCCACGCGCTCGCCTGGGGGTGCGCGTTCCTCGGAGCCGTGTTCATCCAGATCGGCACCAACTTCGCCAACGACTACCACGACTTCCTCCTCGGCGCGGACACCGAGCGGCGCGTTGGGCCGACGCGGGTCACGCAGGCGGGGCTCGCGACGCCGCAGGCCGTGCGTCGCGCTGCGATTCTGATGTTCGCGCTGGCGACGCTAGCCGGGGCCTACCTCATGGTGCGCGGCGGCTGGCCCATCGTGATCGTGGGCGTGGCGTCGCTGGCGTGCGGGTGGCTCTACACCGCCGGACGCAAGTCGCTGGCCTACCTCGGCATCGCGGACCTGTTCGTCTTCGTCTTCTTTGGACCCGTCGCGGTGGGCGGCACCTACTACGTGCAGGCGGCCGACCTCGTGGGCGGCGCGGCGCTACCGCTCGTCGTCCTGCTGGCAGGCGTCGGGCCCGGGTTGCTCTCGACGGCGATCCTGCTGGCCAACAACCTCCGCGACCTGGAAACGGACGCTGCGGCAGGCAAGCGCACGCTGGTCGTGCGGCTGGGCCGCCGCGCGGGCGTGGCGATGTATGCGGCCTGGGTGCTCCTCGGCGTGCTGTGGCCGCTGGTGCTGGCGTACGGCTTCGACGCGCCCATGGGCGCGCTGCTGGGGTGCCTCGCCCTGCCCCTCGTCCTCGGGCCGATCCGCACGCTTGCGCGCACCGATGATCCCGCAACCATCGCGCCGGTGCTGGGAGCCACGGCGCGGGCGTTGCTCGTCTACAGCGTGCTGCTGGCCGTGGGCTGGAACCTGTAGCGGGCCTGTCGGCTGTCAGCGCTCTGGTTCTCCGTTTCGCCCATGCCCGTGCTCTCGGTCTTCCGCTACCGCCTGCCGCTCGTCCGCCCCCTGCCGCTGCGTGGGCAGACCGTGACCGTGCGGGAAGGTCTGCTCGTACGGCTAAGCGTGGGCGACCACGAGGGCTGGGGCGACGTGGCTCCGCTCCCCGGCTTCAGCGCGGAGACGGTGGACGAGGCGACGCAATCGCTCCGGGCGCTCGCGGGGCTGGACGCGGGCGCGCTCCTGTCGGCCCAGCACGACGAGACCCTGCCGCCGTCGGTGCGCTTCGGCATGGCGCTCGCGCAGTGGGACCTGGATGCATGCCGCCGCGCGATGCCTCTTCCTGCGGCCCTGGACGGCGAGGCGTCGCCTATCGTCCCGCTCAATGGCCTGCTCGCGGGCGACGCGGACACGGTCCAGCGCGACGCGCAACGGCTCGCCGCGGAGGGCTACCGCGCGCTGAAGCTCAAAGTCGGGCGCGGTGCTGTGCAGGACGAGGCTGCTCTCGTGAGGCTGCTCCACGCGGCCCACCCGGACGTTGCGCTGCGTCTGGATGCCAACCGGGCGTGGTCCTACGACGACGCCCGCCGCTTTGCCGAGGCGCTAGGCGATGCCCAGATCGAGTACATCGAGGAGCCGCTGGCCGACCCTGCACGGCTGGCGGACTACGCGACGGAGACCGGCCTCCCGGTCGCGCTCGACGAGTCCGTGACGGCGATGGCACCGGACGACCTCGCCGGCCACGCCTATGCGGCAGCCGTGGTGCTCAAGCCGACGTTCCTCGGCGGCCCGCGCGCCTGGGCGTTGGCGACGCGAGCGCGGGCTCTGGGACTGCGGGTGACCTGGAGCGCGGCGTTCGAGAGCGGCGTCGGCCTGCGAGGTCTTGTGGCGATGACCGCTGCGACGGGGGCACCGGACCGCCCGCCGACGCCTGCGGGGCTCGACACCTACCGCTGGCTCGCCGCCGATGTGTTCACAGCAAGCTCGCCTAAGCTGCCGCTCGGATCGCCGACGGTGGACGTGGCTGAGGCGCTCGCTGCGCGTCAGATCGACCTCGCCTGCCTTACGCCCGTCGCGCTGTGACCGCTTCTACCCTCGATCCGGTTCGCGCTGCGGCTCAGCGCACGCCCGAAGCGCCTGCGCTCGTGCTCGACGACGGGCCCGTCTCCTACACCGACCTCGACGCCCAGGTGGGGGGCGCGGCGGCGTGGCTCGAAGCCCATGACCTCCGAGCGGGCGACCGCCTGGCGATCCTCGCTGCTCCGTCGCCGGACCTGATTGCGCTGCTCTGGGGCTGTTGGCGCGCGGGCGTCGTCGCGGCCCCGCTGAGCCTCCGCCTCCCCGACGCCGCCCTCGCCGACCTGATCGAGCGGCTCAGCCCCGCTGCCCTCGTCACGGACTGGCCAGACGCCGCGTTCTCCCTCCCGACCTACCCCCTGGCCTCCAGACGCGCTGCCCAATCCACGCGCCCGACCCTCGACCCTCGACCTTCGACCTTCGACCCTCGACCTTCGACCTTCGACCCTCGACCTTCGACCTTCGACCCTCGACCTCCGACCCTCGACCTCCGACCCTGGACTCTCATCCACACCTCCGGCTCGTCCGGCACGCCAAAGGCCGCGCTGCACACCTGGGCGAACCACCTCTGGAGCGCCCGAGGCTGGATCGAGCGGCTGCGCCTCGGCCCGCAGCATCGGTGGTGGCTCGACCTCCCGCTCTATCACGTTGGCGGGCTGGCGATCCTCGTCCGGTGTGCGCTTGCGGGCGCAGCGGCCGTGCTGGCACCACCGAAGACGCCGTTGCCCGAGGCTGTCCGGCGCTACGGCGTCACGCACGCCTCGCTCGTCGCCACGCAGCTACGCCGCGCCCTCGACGCCGCGACGCCTGCGGACCTGGACGCGCTACGCGGGATGGACGCGCTTCTCCTCGGTGGCAGCGCCATCCCTGAGGACGTACTGCGCGAGGCGTACGACGCCAGGCTGCCCGTCCTCACGAGCTACGGCATGACCGAGATGACCTCGACCGTCACCGCCACGCCGCCGGACGCGAGCTTCGAGGCGCTGTGCACCGCCGGGGCGGTGCTTCCTCACCGCGAGGTACGGCTGGCCGACGATGGCGAGATCCTCGTACGTGGCCGCACGCGCTTCGCGGGCTACCTGGACGACGCCGCGCTCACGGAGCCGTTCGATGCCGATGGCTGGTTCGGCACCCGCGACGTCGGAGCATGGGTTGAGGTCGACGGGCAGCGGCTCCTGCGCGTGATCGGGCGCACAGACCGGATGTTTATCTCGGGCGGCGAGAACATCCAGCCCGAGGCTATCGAGGCGGCACTGCTGCGGCTGCCGGGCGTGCGTCGCGCTGCCGTCGTCCCAATCGCCGACGCCGAGTTCGGCCACCGTCCCGTCGCGTTCGTGGAAGCCGACATCGATCTTGGCGCGCTGAGAACGATGCTCGATGTGCCAGGCTTCATGCGCCCCGTTGCTGTGCTTCCGTGGCCCGCAGACCTGGTGGATGGGATGAAGCCGGACCTGGCGACGTTGCAACGACGCGCCGCCGTAGCCATAGGCGGCTGAGTTGCGTGTTGCCTAAACGCACACTGACTGCAATCGCTCCGCCAAGCCTATCCTTGGCCAGGTCGCTCTTCACCCTTTGCCCTTCACTCTGCCCTCTTCCGATGCTCGGTCGCCTGCACGTCCTCACCGACTTCGTCTTCCAGCAGCGCTTCTCGCACGCCGAGTTGGCCCGCCTCGCGATCGCGGGCGGCGCCGACGTGATCCAGTTTCGCCAGAAGACGGGCACCGCGCGCGCCAAGCTGCACGAGCTGCGCCCCGTCGCAGACGCGTGCCAGGAGACCCAGACGGCGCTGCTCGTGGACGACCACCTCGACCTCGCGCTTGCGGTCGGGGCCGACGGGGTCCACCTCGGCCAGACAGACCTCCCGATCCCGGATGCACGGCGCATCTTCGGCCCCGATGCCATCCTGGGCGCCACCGCCACGACGCTTGCCCAGGCCCGGCAGGCTGAGGCGTGCGGCGCGACCTACCTCGGCTTTGGCCCGGTCTTCTCCGGCCGCTCGAAGGCCGCGCCCGCCTCCACGAAGGGCCTGCACGGCCTTGCTGCGGTGTGCGCGGCCGTCTCGATCCCGGTCATCGCCATCGGCGGCGTGACGGCGAACCGTATGGCCGACGTGCTCGATGCGGGGGCCCACGGCGTCGCGGTGATGACAGCCATCAGCACCGCGCACGACCCCGAAGCTGCGACGCGCGCGTTCCGCACCGCCATCGATGCAGCCTGCCGCGTCGACGCGTCTCCCTAGCCTATCGCTGCGGCAAGCACGAGTGCGAGCACCAAGCCGCACGACAGCGCGAAGACGTAGAGCATGCTCAGCGCATAGCCCTTCAGCGCGGTCTTGACCCAGCCTTGCTGGTAGACGTGTTTCTGCGCGAGGTAGACGTAGAGCGGCACGAGCACCAAGAGCCACAACGACCACCCACCCAGCGGCGTCATCGCCCCCAGCGCGAGCAGCGTGAAGACGCCGAAGGCGAACGCGTGGACGTGCAGCGCGAAGACCAGGTGCTCGCCGTAGTACCAGTTGCGACGCAGGTAGACGACCTTGAGTAGCAGCGCGAAGACCGGCAGGAGCAGGAACATCACCGTAGGCACCTGGCGGAGCGAACTGCGCAGGAAGTCGAGGAAGGCTGCGTTGCGCTCGGCGTCGGTCCGCGCCGTCTTGATCCGCTGGACGCTGGCGCCCCGCTGCGCCCACGACGGCAGGTCGACCCGCACGTCGGAACCAGGGAAGAGGTACGCGGCCGCCGCCTCATAGTCGCCCGTCTGGACGAGGCTGTCCGGGGGCAACGTGGCTAGGAACGAGCGCTGCCATGCGAGCCGGTTCTGCACGCGGATGTTGGACGCTGCGGCGAGGTCTTCCACGCGCTCCTCGGCGCGGCGCAGTGCGGCGGCCGTGGGCGACGCTAGCCCGGTCGTGTCGGCCTCGGCCAACGCCCGCAGCGAGTCGAGGAGGGCCCGCTCTTCGGCGGCCTCGGCTTGGTAGTCGCCCAGGTCCTCGTCGAGTTCCGCGAGACGTGCCGCCACGGTCATCGTGGAATCCGAGTCGAACGCTTCGCTGAAGCCCGCCGTGATCTCGTCGGCGACGACGACGTTGACGAGGAAGAAGAAGAGCAGCGTCGAGAGCAGGTAGAGCCGCAGCGGGCGGACGAAGCGGACGCGGCGCCCTTCGAGGTAGGCGCGCGTGAGCCGGCCTGGAAGAGCGAGGCGTGCCAGCGAGCGCCACAGCCGTCCGTCGATGCCGAGCAGTTCGGTGACGGCCTCCACGGCGACCCGGTGGAAGGGCTGGCGCAGCGGCTGGTCCTTCTGGCCGCACTGGGCGCAATACGGGCCCGAGAGCGGCGCGGCGCAGTTCGGACAGGCCGCCGGCGGGGCAGCCGTGTCGAGGTCGGGCAGCGCGGGAGGAACAGTCACGGAACGGCGAGGCAGGTCGGACGCGTGGTCGTTCGGCGACCACCACGTGCTAGCCCAAACCTACGCCTCGAACCCATCGCGCTGAGCCTGCTACGTCGCCAGGCCGTGTTGCACGAGAAACACCACGGCAACGCCCAGCCAGACGAGGGAGGCGGCGAACGCTAGCCCAAAGCGCGTGCGGCGCGCTTTGGCGTCGGCTCGATCCGCGGCGCCAAGCTCGCCGTGCCCGAGGAGCCGCTGCAATTCCGGGTCGGAGAAGCGCGGCTCGTCCGGGGCCAGGAGGCGACGGTTGGCCCAAAACGCGCGGCCGAAGAACAGCGCGAAGGCGGCGGCGGCGAGCACGCCCCCCACGTCCAGGGCTAGGGCGAGGTCGATTTCTCCTCCAGGGTTCAGCACGGGCGCGTTGGGGTGGGATTGCACAGGCCAGACGCGACGGATACGACCTGCTCACTGTTCCCGCACGCGCGATGTCCATGCGCATGGTGTCTGCGCGGCGCCAGGTCGCGTGTCCGTCGACGCGCCTTGCCGACCACCCCGAGTGGTGCCGCTTTGCCCCCGTGCCCCTCGTCAGGAGCCGACGTGCATCTGGAGGTCTTCGCGGCGGTGCTTCTGGCGGAGCTTGCGCAGCGCCTTCTCCTTGATCTGCCGGACGCGCTCGCGGGTCAGGCTGAAGCGCTGGCCGATCTCTTCGAGCGTGAGCGGGTGCTCACGGCCGATGCCGAAGTAGAGCCGCGTGATCTCCGCCTCGCGCGGGTGCAGCGTCGAGAGCGCGCGCTCGATGTCGATCTTCAGCGACTCGTCGAGGAGGCCCTCGTCGGGCGGGATGTCGTCCTCGTCGGGGAGCACGTCGAGGAGCGAGTTGTCGTCGTCCTCGTTGAACGGCGCGTCCATCGAGAGGTGGCGGCCGGTGTGCTTGAGCGCCTCGCGGATCTTCTGCGGCGAGAGGTCCAGCTCCTCCGCGAGTTCGTCGATGTTGGGCTGGCGCTCGTGCCGCTGCTGGAGCCTCGCCGTCGACTTGCGGATCTTCGAGATCGTGCCGATGCGGTTGAGCGGGAGCCGCACGACGCGGCTCTGCTCGGCGAGTGCCTGCAGGATGGCCTGCCGGATCCACCACACCGCGTAGGAGATGAACTTGAAGCCGCGCGTCTCGTCGAAGCGCTGCGCGGCCTTGATGAGGCCGTAGTTGCCCTCGTTGATCAGGTCCGAGAGGGTGAGGCCCTGGCCTTGGTATTTCTTCGCCACCGACACCACGAAGCGCAGGTTGGCGCGCACCATCTTGTGCAGCGCGGCCTCGTCGCCCTCCTTGATGCGGCGCGCAAGCTCGACCTCCTCCTCAGGCTTGAGCAGGGCGATCTGCCCAATCTCCTGGAGGTACTGGTCCAGCATTCGTTGCTGGCGGGGGACGTACATGCCGAGGCGTGCTAGAGGCGACGGAAATGATTGGGCGGGAGTATACCACGGATGCCAACGCCTGCACAGAAAAAAGCGCGCGCGCGGCGCGGCGCCGTCCCGAGAGGCTCTGTACCAGGCCAAACGGCGCTATAGCGACGCGGAGCAGTCCGAGGTGCCGATGAACATACGTGCTCGGCGGGGCGTCGGTTTTCACGATGG encodes:
- a CDS encoding alpha/beta fold hydrolase gives rise to the protein MPLPTPVIYVHGWLGTHADWAPVQTLLPGWTVDLPGHGASLSLPSGTYSLSGTADALVDALDAAALERPVLVGYSMGGRVAMTAALRHPGRFRALVVESASPGLSSDAERAARHALDDARAAHVERDFAGFLASWYQLPLFASLALEPGRVEATIAERLRGDPGELARALRGLSVAHQPSYWDRLGALPPTLALAGARDEKYVHIVQLMARASTVTARIVSAAGHNVHRERPAAFVDAVVAWFETL
- the menB gene encoding 1,4-dihydroxy-2-naphthoyl-CoA synthase, translating into MASPNGTSKRHHFTHRPTVEGPFSWHALDGFEDIVYEKGTPDSNTAGIARITINRPEVRNAFRPTTVTEMIHAIDDARDDPSVGVVVLTGAGDKAFCSGGDQRIRGDHGYREMQGGSETGMQRLNVLDFQTRIRTIPKPVIAAVNGWAVGGGHVLHVVCDLTIASDNARFMQTGPKVGSFDAGYGTTHLARIVGQKKAREIWFLCRDYSAQEALDMGLVNTVVPLAELEREYVQWSREILQNSNIAIRMLKAAANADEDGGAGLQQLAGHATMLFYMTEEGQEGKNAYNERRKPDFDADGYRP
- a CDS encoding T9SS type A sorting domain-containing protein is translated as MPPTRLVLPLLALGLFVAWATLPDLPADPATSVAVPEADLRPLTERAEKEAPGPDQRPATWLAEQRLFPHFEHDAEAFRAAHAQALQMRETARRGDTFGTWQQAGPTNIGGRITSIAFAPSAPDVVYAGAATGGAFKSLDAGRTWAPIFDDQAVLPVGAVAVDPANPDRAFVGTGESNGGSYNLSGGGVFRTEDGGATWTPLGLEETITIGRIRIDPRDPDRVFLTGTGAYFGTSPARGVYRSTDGGDSWNQVLFVSDRTAAIDLVMHPTSPDTLYATMWERERTPTTAFLSGTTSGVYRSADGGDTWTLLGATDGLPGPADDIGRIGLATCDGDPDRMYALYNDGRVLTDLYRSEDGGVSWARDPRSGALPGFSGGFSWYFGNVRCDPLDAERVFVLDVPLVVWEGNGWFDQYGYEVLHVDHHALAFKPDDPTYVLSGNDGGFDISTDRGLSWEAVNGLAITQFYEIGLDPSNPERLYGGTQDNGTVRTRTGALDDFDTIYGGDGFYVIVDPTDPDVIYAESQFGNLGKSTDGGFSFDFALNGIDGGEPTNWSTPVVMDPSDSQTLYYGTNRVYRTTNGAGFWTPISPDLTTSAAGRLSVVTAISVSPLDPDVLWVGTGDGQVWTTSDGGATWEDRTGPLPFRYVTRVVAHPTDVTSAYVTQSGLRWRDPAPRVFRTTDSGTTWTAISDGLPDAPVNAIAIDPLAPDTVFVGTDVGPFVSPDAGASWEALGTGIPAVAVFDLKIHPTARYLAAGTHARSLWTLQLPANPVANEPTAETAGVALATPWPNPVATSTTVQYVLGSPVQVRVEVFDVAGRRVATLAEGMQASGTHTLSWSPDAGLANGTYVVRLTAGAQTLTTRLTLAR
- a CDS encoding 1,4-dihydroxy-2-naphthoate polyprenyltransferase, coding for MPDSVTAAGSSPPRLSPMRLWTLAARPKTLWAAVAPVVLGGALAWEADLFHALAWGCAFLGAVFIQIGTNFANDYHDFLLGADTERRVGPTRVTQAGLATPQAVRRAAILMFALATLAGAYLMVRGGWPIVIVGVASLACGWLYTAGRKSLAYLGIADLFVFVFFGPVAVGGTYYVQAADLVGGAALPLVVLLAGVGPGLLSTAILLANNLRDLETDAAAGKRTLVVRLGRRAGVAMYAAWVLLGVLWPLVLAYGFDAPMGALLGCLALPLVLGPIRTLARTDDPATIAPVLGATARALLVYSVLLAVGWNL